TATAATAAATTTCAAATTATAAAATAGAAGGAGAGATTAATTATGACTAAAACTTTTGATTTAGGAGACATAGTGGAAATGAAGAAATCTCATCCTTGTGGCAATAATAGATGGGAAATAATAAGAATGGGTGCGGATATAAAAATAAAATGTTTAGGGTGTAATAGGATAATAATGATACCAAGAAGTACATTTGAAAAAAGATTAAAAAATGTATTAGAACATAAGCAAAAGGATTAATTTTTTAACTAGCTATTGATAAGTAATATCGATAGCTTTTTTTTATATATAAACCAAAACTTATAATTTTTATTTATATGTATGTATTTGTCTATAAATATTACAAATAACTGTAGAAAAATATATATGTTATCATAAAAATGGTGCTAAGGATAAATTAAGTAGGGGGAATTTATAATGAATAATTTACCAGCGAACTTTGATGAGTTTAGTGAAGCAAGAAGAAATGGATTTATAACTGTAAAAAATTTAAAAGATGAAGGAAAAAAAGTTGTAGGTGTATTTTGTACATATACTCCATGGGAAATAATATCTGCATCAGGAGCAACTGTAGTAGCTTTATGCGGTAAAAATGATGAAGCTATACCAGATGCTGAAAAGGTGTTGCCAAGAAATTTATGCCCTCTTATAAAGGCTTCTTATGGATTTGCTATAACTGAAAAGTGTCCATATACTTATTTTTCAGATTTAATAGTAGGGGAAACTACTTGTGATGGAAAGAAAAAGATGTATGAATATTTAAATGATATAAGACCAGTTCATGTTATGCAATTACCTCAAATAAGCACAGGAGAAGATGCTTATAATTTATGGAGAAATGAAATAATAAGATTAAAAGAAAGACTAGAAAAAGAATTTAATGTAGAAATAACTGAAGATAAGATAAGAGAAATGATAAAGCTTAGAAATAAAGAGAGAAAAGCACTTAGAGAATTTTATGAATTAGGAAAGATGTGTCCACCACCAATGACAGGGCTTGAAATAATGAAAGTTTTAAATGGTGCTAGTTTTAAGTGGAACAAAGAGGAAGAAATAAAATCTTTAAAAGATATGATAGATGATGCGAAAGATAAATATGAAAAAGGTGAAAGAAAAGTATCTAAAGATGCAAAAAGAATACTTATAACTGGATGTCCTATGGGAGAGGGAACAGAAAAGATAATAAGATTAATTGAAGAAAATGGTGGAAATGTTGTAGTATTTGAAAATTGTAGTGGAGTAAAAGAAATAGAAAAATTAGTAGATGAAGAAAAAGATCCTATAGATGCTATAGCAGAAAAATATTTAGCTATAGGATGTTCCTGTATGAGTCCTAATACTAATAGATTAAATTTATTATCAGAACTAATAGATGATTATAAAGTTGATGGTGTTATTGATGTAATATTACAAGCCTGTCATACTTATAACGTAGAAACTCAATCTGTAAAGGAATTTGTAAATAAAGAAAAAGATGCGCCATATATGAGTATAGAAACAGATTATTCTCAAACTGATATAGGGCAATTAAAAACAAGAATAGCAGCATTTATAGAAATGTTATAAAATATATTGATTTATAATAATTTATGTGATAAAATTATTTGATGTACGATAAAATCCCTGCTGTACAAAGTACAGCCGTTAGTCCGTGGGGAGGAGGTGAATATAATGAGAAAGTACGAAACTGTATTTATATTAAACCCAGCATTAGATGAAGAAGGTTACAAAGCCAATGTTGAAAAATTCAAAGGTGTAATCGAAAATGCAGGTGGAACAGTAGACAATGTTGACCTATGGGGTAAAAGAAAATTAGCTTATGAAGTTAAAAAAATTAATGAAGGTTATTATACTTTAATGAATTTCACAGCTGATACAGAATTACCAAAAGAGTTAGATAGAGTGTTCAGAATAACAGATACTGTTATAAGACACATGATAATAACTCAAGAATAATAGGGTGGTGTTTTTTTGAATAAAGTTGTTTTAATAGGTAGATTAACCAAAGATCCTGAGTTAAGATTTACTCCAGGAAACGGGACAGCAGTTGCCACCTTTACTTTGGCTGTAGATAGAAGATTTTCAAAAGATGGTCAGAGAGAAGCAGATTTTATCCCTATAGTAGTATGGGGAAAACAAGCAGAATCCACAGCTAACTATATGAGTAAAGGAAAACTTATGGGGGTTAGTGGTAGAATTCAAACAAGAAGCTATGAAGCAAAAGATGGTACAAGAAGATATGTAACAGAAGTCATAGCTGAAGAAGTTAAATTTCTTGAGTGGGGCAATAAGCCTACAACGGATTCAACATATAATAATGGATCAGAACCAAGTTATCAATCAAACCAAGGCAACCAAGGTTTTGGAAATGAAAACAGTTTTGATGACGATATAATTCCAGTGGATGATGGAGACATCCCATTTTAAAGAAAAGGAGGGATAGTTATGGCAGGAAGAGAAGGCGGAAGAAGACAAAGAAGAGCTAAGAGAAAAGTTTGTACTTTTTGTGCAGAAAAATCTGAAGCAATAGATTACAAAGATATCAATAAGCTTAGAAAATTTGTTACAGAAAGAGGTAAGATTCTTCCAAGAAGAATTTCCGGAAACTGTGCTAAACATCAAAGAGAATTAACTAGAGCTATAAAAAGAGCAAGAAATATTGCTTTACTACCATTTACTACAGAATAATATTTGAATTTACATAAAACTGACTACGAATTAGTGGTCAGTTTTTTTGCATATTATTGATTTTATAAGTAATATAAGGTATTATTGCATAAAAAGTGAAATACAACTAAAATAGTAGTATAGGTTAAAAAAGGGGATGGGTGCTATATGAAAAAAGATGATTTTAATATAATGTATAGTGTAAA
Above is a window of Clostridium sporogenes DNA encoding:
- a CDS encoding DUF951 domain-containing protein, which gives rise to MTKTFDLGDIVEMKKSHPCGNNRWEIIRMGADIKIKCLGCNRIIMIPRSTFEKRLKNVLEHKQKD
- a CDS encoding 2-hydroxyacyl-CoA dehydratase family protein; the encoded protein is MNNLPANFDEFSEARRNGFITVKNLKDEGKKVVGVFCTYTPWEIISASGATVVALCGKNDEAIPDAEKVLPRNLCPLIKASYGFAITEKCPYTYFSDLIVGETTCDGKKKMYEYLNDIRPVHVMQLPQISTGEDAYNLWRNEIIRLKERLEKEFNVEITEDKIREMIKLRNKERKALREFYELGKMCPPPMTGLEIMKVLNGASFKWNKEEEIKSLKDMIDDAKDKYEKGERKVSKDAKRILITGCPMGEGTEKIIRLIEENGGNVVVFENCSGVKEIEKLVDEEKDPIDAIAEKYLAIGCSCMSPNTNRLNLLSELIDDYKVDGVIDVILQACHTYNVETQSVKEFVNKEKDAPYMSIETDYSQTDIGQLKTRIAAFIEML
- the rpsF gene encoding 30S ribosomal protein S6, whose product is MRKYETVFILNPALDEEGYKANVEKFKGVIENAGGTVDNVDLWGKRKLAYEVKKINEGYYTLMNFTADTELPKELDRVFRITDTVIRHMIITQE
- a CDS encoding single-stranded DNA-binding protein; its protein translation is MNKVVLIGRLTKDPELRFTPGNGTAVATFTLAVDRRFSKDGQREADFIPIVVWGKQAESTANYMSKGKLMGVSGRIQTRSYEAKDGTRRYVTEVIAEEVKFLEWGNKPTTDSTYNNGSEPSYQSNQGNQGFGNENSFDDDIIPVDDGDIPF
- the rpsR gene encoding 30S ribosomal protein S18 yields the protein MAGREGGRRQRRAKRKVCTFCAEKSEAIDYKDINKLRKFVTERGKILPRRISGNCAKHQRELTRAIKRARNIALLPFTTE